A stretch of the Actinomyces qiguomingii genome encodes the following:
- a CDS encoding CDP-glycerol glycerophosphotransferase family protein, protein MKSEILNKIGIVEERLGMTAQAVSTHRAAGKGTPNKSYARAIRILVEQERYEEAISVAEEWTDAAPESGAAWNRLGFLMHRMKRYEDAIAAYTRSIAAGGETKEQAVYRRGQCRFAIRDDDSGRADMWEVAEVPEFSEKAIQYLYENLAHRGGNLADLRKCLYVAVRLFPKSQKYRWKLAELESSLSNWVRAAEILQGLVDDNVAGYRARFLLGSCYEKIGRLADADATYQSAVKYVKPENKKYGLGSVFVSERRWDAAARALRAEVEKKPALARDAEFLYQLGIALENCFLWSEASRAYAMSVQIAPKRQYTTFRLAACLERRQDFRAAYDTYLAAATVGRRDNSHGMFHAARMALMQNNREAAVACFLACAERKKWPEVDLDNKSSSTYRPAIPDDMIRGASSSCRPSALVAEERRSVIRELLSRGDFEQALTVAEYQFAAGENLDPEDAWILGWLLLKSRADVDRAILVFSRMHPSVTPYVDAARYSNDTFKRFLQGYVEDMQTLPIDDKTILYEVGHGSSISCNPRAIFHAALSSERTRNFTHVWVVNDDTNLPADVLGLRNVVLVRRETPLYFRYLATAKYLVNNTSFGSYFIRRDGQKYLNTWHGTPLKAMGKAISNEFLGYGNIARNMLQCTELAVGNQWTADVLLKEDDVERIFPGRIVLDGTPRIDNIFKDEGAQADVSAVITDGTQRPLLAYVPTWRGQINAGGEIEFDPIVEIEALEAFERAGYQVVYSAHRFVRELAKGTALERFMVPLDVDLYDLLAVADVLVTDYSSVYFDYLVRDRPIVFYCYDLESYTSERGMYDVPMPGPVHTTLEDTVGSLARILEGEDDWQDARRSASLAFVNREDGHASERLLETLLAPSTQIPERRRGRTMVLRASCIPNGITASLRSLCAAFIEENGPGSATVLVDRSSLTTESSRADQLRIFPDGVSVLPRSGGLTLTPVEQYVNQLEFDGWVRLVEEQVSVVRGAYAREFRRMFGGARFDASIDFDGYSRFWARIMAGAPEGTRTGIFLHSEMDAERREKHVELSRVTRLYDDFDVAVSVSESAERANCEAFPALRVGSRSISVNNLVDAHRIDGLAREALPEKLVDFLTGHDGYVVAVGRLSPEKGYDRLIRGFARVECRNNLGLVIVGDGPSRAVVENEIHGAGLNGDVLMLGFLENPYPVIARSAGLCLFSRWEGQGIALLEGMYLRVPVAATDIPGPRSIIEAFGGLLVPSTDAGVAEGVRALVSREVEPSAIDVHAYNGEAFRKFREAFFPGVS, encoded by the coding sequence ATGAAGAGCGAGATTCTCAATAAGATCGGGATTGTCGAAGAACGGCTCGGGATGACGGCCCAAGCTGTGAGCACGCATCGCGCTGCCGGGAAGGGCACTCCGAACAAGAGTTACGCACGCGCGATTCGCATCTTGGTGGAACAAGAGCGATATGAGGAAGCGATAAGCGTCGCCGAGGAATGGACAGACGCAGCGCCTGAATCTGGAGCCGCATGGAACCGACTTGGTTTTCTCATGCATCGCATGAAGCGCTATGAAGACGCGATAGCGGCTTACACTAGGTCGATCGCTGCAGGAGGAGAGACGAAGGAGCAAGCGGTATATCGACGCGGTCAGTGTCGTTTCGCGATTCGAGATGATGATAGCGGCCGCGCGGACATGTGGGAGGTCGCCGAGGTTCCCGAGTTTAGCGAAAAAGCTATTCAATACCTCTATGAAAATCTAGCTCATCGTGGGGGAAACCTTGCTGATCTGCGCAAGTGCCTATATGTCGCTGTGCGACTCTTCCCGAAGTCGCAAAAGTACAGGTGGAAGCTGGCTGAACTAGAGTCATCACTGTCGAATTGGGTGCGCGCGGCGGAAATTCTCCAAGGGCTAGTTGATGATAATGTCGCCGGATATCGCGCAAGATTTCTGCTCGGCTCGTGCTACGAGAAAATAGGTCGACTTGCCGATGCAGACGCAACGTATCAGAGTGCTGTTAAGTACGTTAAGCCGGAAAACAAGAAGTACGGCCTCGGCTCGGTATTTGTCTCCGAGCGTCGATGGGATGCGGCAGCGCGTGCGCTGCGCGCTGAGGTTGAGAAGAAACCGGCGCTTGCTCGCGACGCCGAGTTTCTTTATCAGCTCGGCATCGCGCTAGAGAACTGCTTCTTGTGGAGTGAAGCGTCACGTGCTTACGCGATGTCGGTTCAGATTGCTCCGAAGAGACAGTACACCACATTTCGTCTGGCTGCTTGCCTCGAACGTCGGCAGGACTTTAGGGCTGCCTATGATACATATCTTGCGGCGGCAACCGTCGGGCGCCGAGACAATTCTCACGGCATGTTCCATGCAGCAAGAATGGCGCTTATGCAGAACAATCGCGAGGCAGCTGTAGCTTGCTTCCTGGCGTGCGCCGAGCGTAAGAAATGGCCCGAAGTGGATCTCGACAACAAATCGTCTTCGACATATCGACCGGCTATTCCTGATGACATGATTCGCGGAGCTAGTAGTTCTTGTCGTCCGAGTGCACTGGTTGCTGAGGAACGTCGTAGTGTCATTAGGGAACTGCTTAGTCGTGGTGACTTCGAGCAAGCCCTCACGGTCGCCGAATACCAGTTTGCGGCCGGTGAAAACCTCGACCCCGAAGACGCGTGGATCCTTGGCTGGCTCCTTCTGAAGTCTAGAGCCGATGTAGATCGCGCGATCTTGGTGTTCTCTCGAATGCACCCGTCAGTGACTCCCTACGTTGACGCAGCGCGTTACTCAAATGACACGTTTAAGCGATTCCTTCAGGGATACGTTGAGGATATGCAAACGCTTCCGATCGACGACAAGACAATTTTGTATGAAGTTGGTCATGGCTCAAGCATCTCTTGCAACCCGCGCGCGATTTTTCATGCGGCTCTGTCGTCAGAGCGGACCAGGAATTTCACTCATGTTTGGGTCGTCAACGATGATACAAACTTACCCGCGGATGTTCTCGGATTGAGGAATGTTGTTCTCGTGCGCCGCGAGACACCACTCTATTTCCGTTACCTCGCAACTGCGAAATACCTCGTTAATAATACGTCATTTGGAAGTTATTTCATTAGACGCGACGGGCAGAAATATCTCAATACTTGGCATGGCACACCGCTCAAGGCGATGGGAAAGGCGATTTCAAACGAATTTCTTGGATACGGTAACATTGCAAGAAACATGCTTCAATGTACCGAGCTCGCGGTTGGAAATCAGTGGACCGCAGACGTGTTGCTTAAGGAAGATGACGTAGAGCGTATTTTCCCGGGGAGGATTGTGCTGGATGGTACTCCCCGGATCGACAATATTTTCAAGGATGAGGGTGCGCAAGCGGATGTGTCAGCCGTCATCACCGATGGGACGCAGCGGCCTTTGCTTGCTTACGTTCCGACTTGGAGAGGGCAGATCAATGCGGGAGGCGAGATCGAGTTTGATCCTATAGTGGAAATCGAAGCACTCGAGGCCTTTGAACGTGCCGGTTACCAGGTAGTCTATTCGGCTCACAGATTCGTCCGTGAATTGGCTAAGGGGACAGCTTTGGAACGCTTCATGGTCCCTCTCGATGTCGATCTGTATGACCTCCTCGCGGTCGCTGACGTGCTAGTTACAGACTATTCGTCCGTGTACTTTGACTACCTCGTTAGGGATCGCCCGATAGTCTTCTACTGCTACGATCTTGAGTCTTACACGTCCGAGCGTGGCATGTACGACGTCCCGATGCCTGGACCCGTGCACACAACTTTGGAAGACACCGTAGGATCGCTTGCGCGGATTTTGGAAGGGGAGGACGACTGGCAGGATGCGAGGAGGAGCGCTAGTCTGGCTTTTGTAAACCGAGAGGATGGACATGCATCTGAGCGGCTCCTCGAAACACTTCTCGCTCCGTCTACTCAGATACCGGAACGGCGTAGAGGTAGAACAATGGTGCTGCGTGCCTCGTGCATTCCGAATGGTATAACCGCTTCGCTGCGATCGTTGTGTGCCGCATTCATAGAAGAGAACGGACCTGGAAGTGCGACGGTTCTTGTTGATCGTAGCAGCCTCACGACTGAGAGTTCCCGCGCCGATCAGCTGAGAATATTTCCTGATGGTGTGTCGGTTTTGCCGCGTAGTGGTGGGCTTACGCTGACACCGGTGGAGCAGTATGTCAACCAGCTCGAGTTCGACGGATGGGTGCGTCTCGTGGAAGAACAGGTATCTGTGGTCCGCGGTGCCTACGCGCGCGAGTTCCGGAGGATGTTTGGCGGCGCCAGGTTTGATGCATCGATTGACTTCGACGGTTATTCGAGGTTTTGGGCGCGTATAATGGCTGGAGCGCCTGAGGGAACGCGGACCGGGATTTTCCTACATAGTGAAATGGACGCGGAACGACGCGAGAAGCATGTCGAGTTGTCGAGGGTAACTCGACTGTACGATGATTTTGATGTTGCGGTTTCAGTATCTGAGTCAGCAGAGCGCGCAAATTGCGAAGCGTTCCCTGCGCTGCGTGTGGGGAGTCGCTCGATTTCGGTTAACAACCTTGTGGATGCGCATCGTATCGATGGGCTTGCCCGTGAGGCTCTCCCCGAGAAGCTAGTCGATTTTTTGACTGGGCACGACGGTTATGTCGTCGCAGTTGGTAGGCTTTCGCCGGAGAAGGGGTATGACAGGTTGATACGTGGCTTCGCGCGCGTTGAGTGCCGGAATAATCTTGGCCTGGTGATTGTTGGGGATGGTCCTTCTCGAGCCGTTGTTGAGAACGAGATACATGGGGCTGGATTAAATGGCGACGTTCTAATGCTCGGCTTCCTGGAGAACCCTTACCCTGTTATCGCGCGCTCGGCAGGTCTCTGTCTGTTTTCCCGTTGGGAAGGACAGGGAATAGCGTTGCTTGAAGGGATGTATCTCCGCGTGCCAGTGGCGGCAACTGACATTCCTGGCCCTAGGAGCATCATTGAGGCGTTTGGTGGACTTCTTGTCCCGAGCACCGATGCGGGTGTCGCAGAGGGAGTCCGCGCACTGGTTTCGCGTGAGGTCGAGCCGTCTGCCATAGATGTTCATGCTTATAACGGGGAGGCGTTTCGGAAGTTCCGTGAGGCCTTTTTCCCCGGGGTGTCATGA
- the tagD gene encoding glycerol-3-phosphate cytidylyltransferase, producing MKRVITYGTYDLLHYGHIELLRRAKALGDYLVVVLSSDEFNAGKGKKAYFSYNERRRMLEAIRYVDLVVPEYTWEQKVDDVRKYDIDVFVMGDDWKGKFDEQLAGLCEVVYLPRTPEISTTQIKNDMQQRS from the coding sequence ATGAAGCGCGTTATAACCTATGGCACTTACGACCTGCTGCACTACGGACATATCGAGTTGCTCCGTCGCGCGAAGGCGCTCGGCGACTACCTGGTGGTGGTGCTGTCCTCGGATGAGTTCAACGCCGGGAAAGGTAAGAAAGCCTATTTCTCATACAACGAGCGTCGCCGAATGCTTGAGGCGATTCGCTATGTGGATCTAGTTGTTCCCGAATACACTTGGGAGCAGAAAGTCGACGACGTGAGGAAGTACGACATCGACGTGTTCGTCATGGGGGATGACTGGAAGGGCAAGTTCGACGAGCAGCTTGCAGGCCTATGCGAAGTGGTCTATCTCCCACGCACGCCGGAGATCTCCACAACCCAGATCAAGAACGACATGCAGCAACGCAGCTGA
- a CDS encoding glycosyltransferase family 2 protein — protein sequence MSLVVAVYGVAEYLPDFLASLEAQDYPHDRLEVVLVLDGVVDQSPSICRDWADRTDLRTQVIETDNGGQGRARNLGLARAAGEWIGFPDPDDELVPAFISTLMAARDADVGMLIGRTLVRQRGVSYPHPLDFRFRRGVKGTDAKLSPDVVQLSTHEVLIRGDLARRCRFPEDRDAPTFEDGMFIGMVRVLNSRCVVVPKAVYYYNKRTAGDSAVQTAWGRPGRYLQQFTERYLPYLELTGGAPWAQQTVLYDLGWYFGVVDRGEVPGMPGVAERHELLMRCLAKRIDAELIQRAPWPHLSADARARMLLWKGREAVAVIGAGRVTSLYSRAPLTGSPTPAKYWGRECGYVVYDEAAERAYEPARCARLTEQARQPYVYNGAATGAVL from the coding sequence GTGTCACTGGTGGTCGCGGTGTATGGGGTGGCCGAGTACCTGCCGGACTTCCTTGCCTCGTTGGAGGCACAGGATTACCCCCATGACCGCTTGGAAGTTGTGCTTGTTCTGGACGGCGTGGTGGACCAGAGCCCCTCAATCTGCAGGGACTGGGCTGATCGAACAGACCTGCGTACCCAGGTCATCGAGACCGACAACGGCGGTCAGGGGCGGGCCAGGAATCTCGGTCTGGCGCGGGCCGCAGGAGAGTGGATAGGCTTCCCCGACCCCGACGACGAACTCGTACCCGCCTTCATCTCAACTTTGATGGCTGCGCGGGATGCTGACGTGGGTATGCTGATTGGACGTACCCTTGTCCGTCAACGCGGCGTTTCCTACCCGCATCCGTTGGACTTCAGGTTTCGGCGGGGGGTCAAGGGCACTGATGCGAAGTTGTCCCCGGACGTCGTACAGCTGTCTACCCACGAAGTGTTGATCCGAGGTGACCTAGCTCGGCGGTGCAGGTTTCCAGAGGATCGGGACGCGCCAACCTTCGAGGACGGCATGTTCATCGGTATGGTGCGTGTGCTGAACTCGCGCTGTGTGGTGGTTCCTAAGGCCGTCTACTACTACAACAAGCGCACAGCCGGAGACTCGGCGGTACAGACTGCTTGGGGGCGGCCCGGACGGTACCTTCAACAGTTCACCGAGCGCTACCTGCCTTACCTGGAGCTGACCGGAGGTGCTCCATGGGCGCAGCAGACCGTCCTGTATGACCTGGGCTGGTACTTCGGCGTCGTTGACCGGGGGGAAGTCCCCGGCATGCCGGGCGTCGCTGAGCGGCACGAGCTGCTGATGCGGTGCCTGGCTAAGCGGATCGATGCCGAGTTGATCCAGCGCGCACCGTGGCCCCATCTGAGTGCGGACGCGCGTGCGCGCATGCTGCTGTGGAAAGGTAGGGAAGCGGTTGCCGTCATCGGAGCGGGCCGGGTAACGAGCCTTTACAGTCGAGCTCCCCTGACCGGCTCTCCCACGCCGGCGAAGTACTGGGGGCGGGAGTGCGGCTACGTGGTGTACGACGAAGCCGCTGAACGAGCCTATGAACCCGCGCGGTGCGCACGACTGACGGAGCAGGCTCGGCAGCCATATGTTTATAATGGGGCCGCGACTGGTGCTGTTTTGTGA
- a CDS encoding CDP-glycerol glycerophosphotransferase family protein codes for MRNGIVFRDREGILHGAMSLRVVVIVDGGGDLETTLIGLADERISDVVVCVGSGGPTPAEAAALADHGLEPVVGETPLAAARLVLAGLRGIRVLVLRAGDVPEPGLIEELPVGGRANVVMVPLKRMVDGHVSDTHPLRARFTHGARDSNLLEEPHLFTQRLGGAIMDVPAGGLPPWDEADADGATLLIRLLANTGQRVCLHDGPGIIERPRPEEPPPLSTLPEYVQVLERDVPAWYAAAEEQGGLPAWVHQLVLARLIEVTDADRGLRFAAHTMSQVERARVAELLVGVLARVPATQAEAYCATPVALNRLAALLAATGARLPEPVLPSERPFRADRQVSYFFTGSLPREQWYVDGEPVEPTSAKIVDHTYFDHVLVYERLVWLPKGTLTAVIDDREVTPAPYRGIRRPPAPSPASAVRARRALTRRLRALRRRMARLTGRRSGTVPERTRADGGMPRVDAPAVTPSDAPRTWLYMDRHDSAGDNAEPLYRYVREHASGIRHVFVIDRRCADWDRLEADGFELVCPGTAAFETAWAQADTLLLADVGDPVIAARLMGSGTRRDQRVVFLQHGVTMRHMWRWFNTRRIDVLITAHQAEYTAITADHSPYLLTDREVWLTGFPRHDAMHALLGRKRDRVVLAPTWSPWLSRTLDNDPGRTDLLAGFYARWLQLAEAVRESGLDVVLFVHPKLALTTPEWFRSLAVPTTTGTDVPEQLSRAWAVISDRSSILDDAMLLGAVAIVWSPDGTADADAYRRMHVAAGAVSAESIGQALAAALDARDGRLQPASELIIPDAAARERILSQLLKERI; via the coding sequence TTGAGGAACGGCATTGTCTTTCGTGACCGGGAGGGGATCCTCCACGGTGCTATGAGTCTGCGCGTGGTGGTCATTGTCGACGGCGGCGGGGACCTGGAGACCACACTCATCGGCCTTGCGGATGAGCGGATCAGCGACGTCGTGGTATGCGTGGGCTCCGGCGGTCCCACCCCGGCGGAGGCTGCGGCGCTCGCGGATCATGGCCTGGAGCCAGTGGTTGGGGAGACACCACTGGCTGCAGCGCGCCTGGTTCTTGCCGGCCTGCGCGGCATCAGGGTGCTGGTGCTGCGGGCCGGGGACGTGCCCGAGCCCGGGCTGATCGAGGAACTGCCGGTAGGCGGCCGTGCCAATGTGGTCATGGTGCCGCTCAAGCGAATGGTTGACGGCCATGTCTCCGACACCCACCCGCTGCGGGCTCGCTTTACCCACGGGGCCCGCGACTCCAACCTGCTGGAAGAGCCTCACCTGTTCACTCAGCGGCTGGGGGGCGCCATCATGGATGTGCCCGCGGGCGGCCTCCCGCCCTGGGACGAGGCCGACGCCGATGGCGCCACGCTGTTGATCCGCCTGCTTGCAAACACTGGCCAGCGGGTATGCCTGCACGATGGGCCGGGGATCATAGAGCGTCCCCGGCCGGAGGAGCCGCCGCCGCTGTCCACGCTGCCCGAGTACGTCCAGGTACTGGAGCGGGACGTTCCCGCCTGGTATGCCGCGGCGGAGGAGCAGGGCGGGCTCCCAGCCTGGGTGCATCAGCTGGTACTGGCACGCCTGATCGAGGTTACCGACGCCGACCGGGGCCTGCGCTTCGCCGCGCACACTATGAGCCAGGTCGAACGCGCACGCGTGGCCGAGCTGCTGGTCGGCGTGCTTGCACGTGTGCCCGCGACCCAGGCGGAGGCGTACTGCGCCACGCCGGTTGCTCTCAACCGGCTGGCGGCACTGCTTGCCGCCACCGGTGCCCGCCTGCCCGAGCCCGTCCTGCCATCGGAGCGCCCTTTCCGGGCCGACCGCCAGGTGTCATACTTCTTCACCGGCTCCCTGCCTAGAGAGCAGTGGTACGTCGACGGCGAGCCGGTTGAGCCGACGAGCGCGAAGATCGTCGACCACACCTACTTTGATCACGTACTCGTCTACGAGCGGCTCGTCTGGCTTCCCAAGGGGACCTTGACCGCCGTAATCGACGACCGCGAGGTCACCCCCGCGCCATACCGGGGTATACGGCGCCCGCCCGCGCCCTCGCCGGCCTCGGCAGTAAGGGCGCGGCGAGCCCTAACGCGGAGGCTACGGGCGCTGCGACGTCGCATGGCCCGGCTGACCGGCCGCCGCAGCGGCACGGTACCGGAGCGCACTCGGGCGGATGGGGGAATGCCACGGGTGGACGCGCCGGCGGTGACGCCGTCGGACGCTCCCCGCACCTGGCTGTACATGGACCGCCACGACTCGGCCGGGGACAACGCCGAGCCCCTGTACCGCTACGTGCGCGAGCACGCGTCGGGTATCCGTCATGTGTTCGTCATCGATCGCCGCTGCGCTGACTGGGACCGGCTGGAAGCGGACGGTTTTGAGCTGGTCTGTCCGGGAACGGCTGCATTTGAGACGGCCTGGGCGCAGGCTGACACGCTGCTGCTAGCTGACGTCGGCGACCCCGTCATAGCCGCACGCCTGATGGGATCGGGAACGCGCAGGGACCAACGGGTGGTGTTCCTACAACACGGCGTGACCATGCGTCACATGTGGAGGTGGTTCAACACCCGCCGTATTGACGTGCTTATCACCGCCCACCAGGCCGAGTACACCGCGATCACCGCCGACCACAGCCCCTACTTGCTCACCGACCGGGAGGTGTGGCTGACCGGTTTCCCACGCCATGACGCCATGCACGCTCTTCTTGGGCGCAAGCGCGATCGGGTGGTGCTGGCACCTACCTGGAGTCCGTGGCTTTCGAGGACACTGGACAATGACCCAGGACGCACCGACCTGCTCGCCGGCTTCTACGCGCGCTGGCTCCAACTTGCCGAGGCCGTGAGAGAGTCCGGGTTAGATGTTGTGTTGTTCGTGCACCCCAAGCTTGCCCTGACTACGCCTGAATGGTTCAGGAGCCTGGCCGTGCCCACCACCACGGGCACGGACGTGCCCGAGCAGTTGTCCCGGGCCTGGGCCGTGATCTCGGACCGCTCCTCGATCCTGGATGATGCGATGCTGCTCGGAGCCGTGGCGATCGTTTGGAGTCCGGACGGCACCGCCGATGCCGACGCCTACCGCCGCATGCATGTGGCGGCCGGAGCGGTCTCGGCCGAGAGTATCGGGCAGGCGCTTGCCGCCGCGCTGGACGCGCGCGACGGAAGACTTCAACCAGCATCGGAGCTGATCATCCCGGATGCGGCGGCGCGCGAACGGATCCTGTCCCAACTGCTGAAGGAGAGGATCTAA
- a CDS encoding helix-turn-helix domain-containing protein encodes MVEVTPQSLGLRIREARTRAGLSQQHLGEQVGLERTAVNKIEAGTRKVSALELSDIARALRVRMAAFFEEPVAAVVAHRSSQGLDTVDSQIDALLADLADEVRLIHSLRPLTAAAPTEAWERPDSEEKAEAMAARARGLLNYGQDEPARAIQDHLAAIGLLVFTQPLGAGWTGCFRAGLPASARGYNGAME; translated from the coding sequence ATGGTAGAGGTCACGCCGCAGTCCCTTGGCCTCCGTATCCGTGAGGCGCGTACGCGTGCCGGCTTGAGCCAGCAGCATCTGGGCGAGCAGGTGGGACTTGAGCGGACGGCGGTCAACAAGATCGAGGCGGGCACGCGCAAGGTCTCCGCGCTTGAGCTCTCCGACATTGCCCGCGCGCTCCGCGTACGCATGGCCGCCTTTTTCGAGGAACCGGTTGCCGCGGTGGTAGCCCATCGCTCCTCCCAGGGGCTTGACACCGTGGACTCGCAGATTGACGCACTCCTCGCAGACCTCGCTGACGAGGTTCGGCTGATCCACTCGCTACGTCCCCTCACAGCGGCTGCCCCGACGGAGGCATGGGAGCGGCCCGATTCCGAGGAGAAGGCCGAGGCGATGGCGGCGAGGGCTCGGGGACTGCTCAACTATGGCCAGGACGAGCCAGCTCGTGCGATCCAGGACCACCTGGCCGCAATCGGCCTCCTTGTCTTTACGCAGCCCCTCGGCGCCGGCTGGACTGGATGCTTTCGCGCGGGCCTTCCTGCTTCCGCGCGAGGCTACAACGGAGCGATGGAATGA
- a CDS encoding CgeB family protein: MSDLFRMARKTLWHARHGGVAGVREFRRRRRASAWARPSGRRRVRKGQVAFPAWEVPAPDAAPPRHDLTVGVIADEFTALALQYEWRPVVLTPAEWREQIAAEPIDLLFVESAWHGNGDAWRYQVIGRNGPSTHLRELVAHARDAGIPTVFWNKEDPAHYDEAIATARLFDWVFTTDETLLDRYRTELGHDRIGVLPFAAQPTIHNPVRLCDDDGRPVPLRDIAFAGMYFAHKYPERRKQMETLLGAAVDAAPKLSRGLDIFSRYLGADANYQFPAPYDAYVRGSLSYPEMLSAYRGYKVFLNVNSVVSSPSMFARRIFEITACGTPVVTMPSPATGRFLPAGTLAVVGDREEAYWAERALVSNPELRDRMTYLAQREIWLRHTYTARVDQVLEAVGLGERAYRRPTIAPLVSTIRPERLDGVLDTLARQQHVELRPIILTHGFEAPDAARARARELGLEVDWVVGEATDSLGANYNRMLERAETDFIAKLDDDDLYGDYYLFESLAAADYARAEVVGKHAHFVHLEGENAVVLRFPEWEHRYTAFLSGPTLVATTQLARQVGFPDTTIGEDTGFLKRASTAGARMYSASRFGFVQRRGAGPGHTWGISSAEVLATGRISHWGAPGDAEIPGWDALIGVESD, from the coding sequence ATGAGTGACCTGTTCCGCATGGCCCGCAAGACCCTGTGGCATGCCCGCCACGGCGGAGTCGCCGGGGTCAGGGAGTTCCGGCGTAGGCGGCGGGCAAGCGCCTGGGCCCGGCCGTCCGGGCGCCGTCGCGTGCGCAAGGGGCAGGTCGCCTTCCCTGCCTGGGAGGTTCCCGCACCCGACGCCGCCCCGCCCCGCCACGACCTGACCGTCGGCGTGATTGCGGACGAGTTCACCGCCCTCGCACTCCAGTACGAGTGGCGGCCCGTAGTGCTGACCCCAGCCGAGTGGCGCGAGCAGATCGCCGCTGAGCCGATTGACCTGCTGTTCGTGGAATCCGCGTGGCACGGCAACGGGGATGCCTGGCGCTACCAGGTGATCGGCAGGAACGGGCCCTCCACCCACCTGCGGGAACTGGTTGCGCACGCCCGCGACGCCGGCATTCCCACGGTGTTTTGGAACAAGGAGGACCCCGCCCACTACGACGAGGCGATTGCAACCGCCCGCCTGTTCGACTGGGTGTTCACCACGGATGAGACTCTCCTGGACCGCTACCGCACCGAGCTGGGCCATGACCGCATCGGCGTGCTGCCCTTCGCCGCCCAACCCACCATCCACAACCCGGTGCGCCTGTGCGACGACGACGGCCGCCCCGTCCCGCTGCGGGATATCGCCTTCGCCGGCATGTACTTCGCCCACAAGTATCCCGAGCGGCGTAAGCAGATGGAGACGCTGCTGGGCGCCGCCGTGGACGCCGCCCCGAAGCTGAGCCGGGGCCTGGACATCTTCTCCCGCTACCTTGGCGCTGACGCGAACTACCAGTTCCCCGCCCCCTACGACGCCTATGTGCGCGGCTCGCTGAGTTACCCGGAGATGCTGTCCGCCTACCGCGGCTACAAGGTGTTCCTGAACGTCAACTCGGTGGTCTCCAGCCCATCCATGTTCGCTCGCCGGATCTTTGAGATCACCGCCTGCGGCACCCCGGTGGTGACCATGCCCTCGCCCGCTACCGGGCGTTTCCTGCCCGCCGGGACGCTCGCCGTCGTCGGCGACCGCGAGGAGGCCTACTGGGCGGAGCGGGCCCTGGTGAGCAATCCCGAACTGCGCGACCGCATGACCTACCTGGCGCAGCGGGAGATCTGGCTGCGGCACACCTACACCGCCCGCGTGGACCAGGTGCTGGAGGCGGTCGGCCTGGGGGAGCGGGCCTACCGCCGCCCCACCATCGCCCCGCTCGTATCAACGATTCGTCCCGAGCGTCTGGACGGCGTACTGGACACCCTCGCCCGCCAGCAGCACGTCGAGCTGCGGCCCATCATCCTCACCCACGGCTTTGAGGCACCGGACGCTGCCCGCGCCCGCGCCCGCGAGCTGGGCCTGGAGGTGGACTGGGTTGTGGGCGAGGCCACCGACTCGCTGGGGGCCAACTACAACCGCATGCTGGAGCGGGCGGAGACCGACTTCATCGCCAAACTGGATGATGACGACCTGTACGGCGACTACTACCTGTTCGAGTCCCTGGCCGCCGCCGACTACGCCCGCGCCGAGGTGGTGGGCAAGCACGCCCACTTCGTCCACCTGGAGGGTGAGAACGCCGTCGTCCTGCGCTTCCCCGAGTGGGAGCACCGCTACACGGCCTTCCTGTCCGGGCCCACGCTGGTGGCCACCACCCAGCTGGCGCGCCAGGTGGGCTTCCCGGACACCACCATCGGGGAGGACACCGGCTTCCTCAAGCGGGCGTCCACCGCCGGCGCCCGGATGTACTCCGCCTCGCGCTTCGGCTTCGTGCAGCGCCGCGGCGCCGGACCCGGCCACACCTGGGGCATCTCCTCCGCGGAGGTGCTGGCCACCGGCCGGATCTCCCACTGGGGCGCGCCAGGTGACGCGGAGATTCCCGGCTGGGATGCGTTGATCGGGGTGGAGAGTGACTAG